The following coding sequences lie in one Colias croceus chromosome 1, ilColCroc2.1 genomic window:
- the LOC123693425 gene encoding uncharacterized protein LOC123693425, with translation MSEPATPAAAPLFPPLVLAIFIACVAGAASLANCALIAAIIRRAKNGLFCFIIQLSIADFMLLSVSIGPELWSRNTQTWDFGRSSCVAFRGISIFASTASIYLVAIIALHTLATINLEDKLAAQKVKRNSTEEDEEMRSSRHSLVASSDTSTPPRTMNLDYRLVDTRVPIAPPTFFVWFLCASLSIPEFTLATTIRLDHGIVCSLVDSSHKLNMHFMLALFNFFLPVLIMTTISFLIIFKLISKKRNNFNELVPALKLSLCLIVVYFVMCAPRTLLNLYGIYSTATMDSAKEHTIINEDWLRFINLICSTLHLLSTLVRPILCISLLPRIRKKFSFGFGKRDAEHV, from the exons ATGTCGGAGCCCGCGACTCCTGCGGCCGCTCCGCTGTTCCCGCCGCTCGTCCTTGCGATATTTATTGCGTGCGTCGCCGGCGCTGCAAGCCTCGCTAACTGCGCTTTGATAGCAGCAATAATAAGACGGGCGAAAAACG GTCTATTTTGTTTCATCATCCAATTATCGATAGCAGACTTCATGCTGCTCAGTGTTTCAATTGGGCCCGAATTATGGTCACGTAACACACAAACTTGGGACTTTGGCAGAAGCAGTTGTGTAGCATTCAGAGGAATCAGTATTTTCGCATCGACTGCATCAATATACTTAGTGGCAATTATAGCATTACACACACTAGCGACCATAAATCTGGAAGATAAGCTCGCTGCCCAAAAAGTTAAACGCAACAGTACTGAGGAAGATGAAGAAATGCGGTCTTCGCGTCACAGCCTGGTTGCTAGCAGCGATACATCTACTCCACCGCGAACAATGAATTTGGACTATCGGCTCGTTGATACTAGAGTTCCAATTGCTCCACCTACATTTTTTGTATGGTTTCTGTGTGCCTCGCTAAGTATCCCCGAATTCACATTAGCCACAACAATTCGTCTTGACCATGGTATTGTTTGCAGTTTAGTGGATTCCAGTCATAAATTAAACATGCATTTTATGTTAGCGCTATTTAACTTTTTCCTACCGGTTTTAATCATGACAACGATAAGCtttcttataattttcaagttaatatctaaaaaacgaaataattttaatgaattggTACCAGCTTTAAAACTGTCTCTATGCCTCATCGtggtttattttgtaatgtgtGCTCCGCGAACTCTTTTGAATTTGTATGGAATTTATTCTACAGCCACAATGGATAGTGCAAAAGAGCatactataattaatgaaGATTGGTTAAGATTCATCAATTTGATTTGTAGTACCTTACATCTTTTATCAACTTTAGTACGACCCATTCTATGTATATCGTTATTACCCCGAATACGAAAGAAGTTCTCGTTTGGATTTGGAAAAAGAGATGCAGAACATGTTTAA
- the LOC123693463 gene encoding 14-3-3 protein zeta isoform X1 has translation MSVDKEELVQRAKLAEQAERYDDMAAAMKEVTETGVELSNEERNLLSVAYKNVVGARRSSWRVISSIEQKTEGSERKQQMAKEYRVKVEKELREICYDVLGLLDKHLIPKASNPESKVFYLKMKGDYYRYLAEVATGETRNSVVEDSQKAYQDAFEISKAKMQPTHPIRLGLALNFSVFYYEILNSPDKACHLAKQAFDDAIAELDTLNEDSYKDSTLIMQLLRDNLTLWTSDTQGDGDEPAEGGDN, from the exons ATGTCCGTCGACAAGGAGGAACTGGTGCAACGCGCCAAGCTGGCGGAGCAGGCTGAGCGATACGACGACATGGCGGCCGCGATGAAGGAAGTCACCGAAACCGGGGTTGAACTCAGCAATGAAGAAAGAAACCTCCTTTCTGTTGCCTACAAAAATGTTGTAGGCGCCCGGCGGTCGTCATGGCGAGTCATATCCTCAATTGAACAGAAAACCGAGGGATCGGAAAGAAAACAACAGATGGCAAAAGAATATAGGGTAAAAGTAGAAAAGGAGCTCAGAGAAATCTGCTATGATGTACTG GGTTTACTTGACAAACACCTTATCCCTAAAGCTAGTAATCCAGAAAGTAAAGTATTTTACCTTAAAATGAAGGGAGATTACTACAGGTACCTCGCAGAAGTGGCCACAGGAGAAACCAGAAATT CCGTTGTAGAGGATTCACAGAAAGCATACCAAGATGCTTTCGAAATCAGCAAGGCGAAAATGCAACCCACACATCCAATCAGGCTGGGCCTCGCGTTAAATTTCTCAGTTTTCTACTATGAGATCTTAAATTCGCCAGACAAAGCGTGCCACCTCGCCAAACAG GCTTTCGACGACGCGATCGCGGAACTGGACACATTAAACGAGGACTCGTACAAGGACTCGACGCTCATCATGCAGCTGCTGCGGGACAACCTGACGCTGTGGACGTCGGACACGCAGGGCGACGGCGACGAGCCCGCCGAGGGCGGCGACAACTAG
- the LOC123693463 gene encoding 14-3-3 protein zeta isoform X2 has product MSVDKEELVQRAKLAEQAERYDDMAAAMKEVTETGVELSNEERNLLSVAYKNVVGARRSSWRVISSIEQKTEGSERKQQMAKEYRVKVEKELREICYDVLGLLDKHLIPKASNPESKVFYLKMKGDYYRYLAEVATGETRNSVVEDSQKAYQEAFDIAKAKMQPTHPIRLGLALNFSVFYYEIINSPARACHLAKQAFDDAIAELDTLNEDSYKDSTLIMQLLRDNLTLWTSDTQGDGDEPAEGGDN; this is encoded by the exons ATGTCCGTCGACAAGGAGGAACTGGTGCAACGCGCCAAGCTGGCGGAGCAGGCTGAGCGATACGACGACATGGCGGCCGCGATGAAGGAAGTCACCGAAACCGGGGTTGAACTCAGCAATGAAGAAAGAAACCTCCTTTCTGTTGCCTACAAAAATGTTGTAGGCGCCCGGCGGTCGTCATGGCGAGTCATATCCTCAATTGAACAGAAAACCGAGGGATCGGAAAGAAAACAACAGATGGCAAAAGAATATAGGGTAAAAGTAGAAAAGGAGCTCAGAGAAATCTGCTATGATGTACTG GGTTTACTTGACAAACACCTTATCCCTAAAGCTAGTAATCCAGAAAGTAAAGTATTTTACCTTAAAATGAAGGGAGATTACTACAGGTACCTCGCAGAAGTGGCCACAGGAGAAACCAGAAATT CGGTCGTGGAAGACTCGCAGAAGGCCTACCAGGAGGCGTTCGACATTGCCAAGGCCAAAATGCAACCGACCCATCCCATCAGGCTCGGTCTCGCGCTCAACTTTTCCGTATTCTATTACGAGATTATCAACTCTCCTGCGCGAGCTTGTCACTTAGCTAAACAG GCTTTCGACGACGCGATCGCGGAACTGGACACATTAAACGAGGACTCGTACAAGGACTCGACGCTCATCATGCAGCTGCTGCGGGACAACCTGACGCTGTGGACGTCGGACACGCAGGGCGACGGCGACGAGCCCGCCGAGGGCGGCGACAACTAG
- the LOC123693490 gene encoding mRNA turnover protein 4 homolog — protein sequence MPKSKRDKKVSLTKTNKKGLLLKQKTIEEVRNSLSKYENIFVFSVDNMRNTKLKDLRNEWKDSRFFFGKNKVMAVALGRTKSDEVEDQLNLISKKLKGQCGLLMTNRDVIDVLQWFKDFEDSEYARAGFVATKDVILPKGPLADFSHTIEPHLRRLGLPTSLERGVINLIKEYQVCKKGQALTPEQASILKLLGIQMANFKVVIKCHWTKGKGFHKDIDVPSDEESDNDDENNAIEDVAMEDDET from the exons ATGCCTAAATCAAAACGTGATaaaaaag TTTCACTTAcaaagacaaataaaaaggGACTTctgttaaaacaaaaaactataGAAGAAGTAAGAAATtctttatcaaaatatgaaaacatttttgtgTTTTCCGTGGACAATATgcgaaatacaaaattaaaagatttacGTAACGAATGGAAGGATTCAAGATTTTTCTTCGGAAAGAATAAAGTTATGGCTGTTGCTCTGGGACGAACGAAAAGTGATGAAGTCGAAGATCAGTTGAACTTG ATATCGAAGAAATTAAAAGGCCAGTGTGGTCTACTTATGACAAACCGAGATGTTATTGATGTGTTGCAATGGTTCAAAGATTTTGAAGACTCCGAATATGCGCGAGCAGGGTTTGTAGCAACCAAAGATGTGATATTGCCAAAAGGTCCACTTGCAGATTTTTCACACACAATTGAGCCTCATCTCAGAAGGCTCGGCCTGCCCACATCTTTAGAGCGAGGTGTCATCAATCTTATCAAAGAATATCAg GTTTGCAAAAAAGGTCAAGCACTAACACCAGAGCAGGCGAGCATACTTAAACTCTTGGGTATTCAAATGGCAAACTTTAAAGTAGTAATTAAATGCCATTGGACAAAAGGAAAAGGATTCCATAAAGATATTGATGTACCTAGTGATGAAGAAAGCgataatgatgatgaaaataatGCTATTGAAGATGTTGCTATGGAAGACGATGAAACGTAA